A window of Borrelia hispanica CRI genomic DNA:
TTCTTCTATGTTTTGTAATATTTCTATGTAATTTGGTCTATAAATCGATTCATCTATATATTCATTGTTTATGATAATTGAATGAACGTTATTAATACTTTTTAAGTCATTTGCTATATTGATTGAAAAATCTATTGGTCTTTTATGATTATAAATAACGGCAAATTTAATATTGCTTTGTTTGATATATGCACTTGAGACATTTTTTCTAGATTCTATTATTTGAGATATTGTAAAAATAGATTTTATTTTTGCAATATCTTTATCACTAACAGCTTTTTCAGATATTATAATTGCATTTGGATTTTTATTCCTCATCTTACTTAAATAAATTTATCTTATTTTTTATATAAATCTATATTTTTGTTTATTTATTTAGTTTTTCTGAGCTTGTTTTTTAGTCCATATAAGCCAGATTATTCCTGCTAATATTAAAATTGACGAGAATATTTGGCCCATTGATATATTTAAAAATGAAAAGTCCAATATGCTCTCAGGTTTTCTGTAGGTTATGATAAATCCTATTTCTTTATCAGGCTCTCTTAAGTATTCAATTAAAAATCTAAATATTCCATAAAGTATTATGTATACACCAAAGATAAAGCCATCATATTTTTTTATTTTTCTAAATATGAACCATAATAATAAAAAGATTACAGGTCCTTCAAATAATCCTTCTATGAGTTGGGATGGGATTCTTGGTAAATTAATAAATAAATCATGAGGTAATATTTCAAGTCCAACCGATTCTGCGAATTCTTTGACCCCATTTTGGCTTATTTTGAAAGGTTCTGCATTTGGAAAGATTACACCACCTTTCATTGGTCTTCCATAAAGTTCTGCATTTGCAAAATTAGCAAGTCTTCCAAGTATATATCCTGAAGAGAAAGCTATTGATCCGTAATCTGTTATTTTTTTAAAATATTTTTTTACATTCGTGTTTTTAAGTTTTGTGTTTATCATTATTAACGGCGCAATAATAACTCCAAAAAATCCTCCGTGTATTGCCATTCCTCTAAAGCCTGTAAAATTCCAGTTTTGGTCAAATGGTAAAAAAATCATCCATGGGTGTGTGTAATAAATACCACTTTTATCATAAATTAAAGTAGATGCTAACCTTCCTCCAATGATTGCGCCCATGACGATGGAAAACATTAATTGCTCATAATCATTTTTGTCTATATCAAGTTTTTCAGTCCTGATTTGATACCAGATAAATTTATAAGAAATTATTATAATGATAATATAAGATAAACTATACCATGTAATTGGAATTCCTTTAATTATTTCAGGATGCAACCAACTAGGATAATTTATATAATTTGGCATTTCTGTCTCCTTAGTCTTTTTTTAATTTTGTAAATAATTTTTTTTTAAACATTGTATTTTGTTTTCTAAGTGTTGCAATTTCTTTTTGTTGAGATTTGATTATATCAATTATTGCATTATTGTCTATTGTTTTATTTATCAATAATGATTCAAGATATGCGTACTTTTCTAAATATTCATCTTGTGCTTCTTTTATTACAAAATAGTAGCTTTCATTTAAGTCATCTTCATTTAAAAGCTCTACATCGTTTATTACATTTTCAAGTTCAATTAATCTTTTAGCTATTTTCTTCATGCTTTTAGAAATTAAGCTTGTTGGTTTATAAATAGTTATTGGTATTTTGTGATTTAATGCTTTATCAACAAGTTCATCTTTATAAATTGAGCCTATACTTTGTAAATTTATATTTAAATAATTTGTTGCCGACTTTAGTATTTTTTCAATTTTAATAATATCCTCAGGTTTATTTAACATGTTAAATATAATGAAGGGACTAAATTGTGCGAATATTTGCATGAACTTTGCATAATTTTCAGGGTCATGTTCCTCTATTTTAAGTAGCAGATTGGGTATGTATATTGTTTGTAAATCTGTAGAATCTTTTCTTATATTAGATACTATTTTGTATGCTTTTGTTTCTTTTGTAAATATTTTTGATATTAGTCTAAAGATTGCGTTTTTTAAGAATAAATAGGCATTCATTGTTGCTGTTACTGTTGGAATTGTTACTATTATTCCTCTATTTGACATTAGAAAAAAATCTATTGTATTAAATGCTGTTCCAGCTCCAAGATCAATTATTAGATAATCGTAGTTTAGATTTTTTAAATTTTTTATTATCTTTTTCTTTTGAAAGAGAGCTATATTTGCAAGTTCTGGGATATCTGAGTCTCCTGCGATAAAATTTAAATTTTTTATGCCTGATTCAAGGATGATATCTTGAAAGGGAATTTGCGTTTTTAGAAATGTTCCGATGCTTTTTTTGGGTATAATATTAAGCATAGAGTGTAAATTGGAACCACCCAGGTCAAGATCTACAAGCAATACTTTTTTCCCTTCATTTGCAAGACAAATTGCAATATTTGTTGAAAAAAGAGATTTACCAACTCCTCCTTTTCCACTAGCTATAGGAATGATAATCAACCGTTACTCCGTTATTTTGTCCTTGAATTTAATTAGAATCAAAATCACTAAGTTAAATATAGCGTAAGTGATTATTATTATTTCTAAAAAAGTAAATAGCCATGGCTGATATGTTTTGAATAACTCAAGAGCTAATCCTAATGTAGCAAGCAAAATGCTCATTATTATTTGCAGGCTTTTAGTCATATTAATTAAATTGCTTAGAATTTTAAATTGATCGTAGAATATATAGTGTATTGTTAATATTGCTACACATAGTTCTGGTGAAAATATAATAAATGCTATTAAAAATTTTATAGAAAAATTGTTTATAAATATTGTATTGCTGGTAAGTGTATATAGTGCTAATAAAATTAATGTGCTTGCAATCGTTTGCATTGCGATAATGAGAGTCATGATTATTCTTTTTGTTTTTAAGCTATTTATCTTTAACATAATTTTAAAATATTATATTATGAAGATAAAATCAAGTTTTATTTGTGTAGGAATTTTTCAATGAAAAAGAAATTTTTGGTATTTTTATACGTTGTATTAGCTTTAGTTATCAGTTCTTCAGTTATTGTAGAGTCTATTTTTGCTCAAGCAAATTCTTCTAAGAGCAAATTGTCTTCGTCAAGCTATGGTCAGATGATGATGGAAGCTTTTAATTTTATTAAAAAAAATTATGTTGAACCTATTGATGATGAGGCTGTTTTTGAAGGGGCTTTACAGGGTATGTTTAAGGCATTAAATGATCCTTATTCTCAGTATTTGACAAAAAAAGATTTAGTAGAGATTTCAAAAACCACTGAGGGAAATTATGTGGGAATTGGGGTTGTTATTGCAAAAAAGGAGCTTTCTAAGAAATCTCACGATACTACTTCTGATATTCCTTATATAATGATTATTAATGCTTTTGAAGAAGGACCTGCTTATAGAGCTGGTGTTCGCTCTGGTGATTATATTAAAGCTATTGATGGTAATAGTACTGATTCAATGACAATAGAGCAAGTTAGCGAGCTTTTAAAGGGAAAAGCGGGTACAAAAGTTAAAATTTCTATTTTGAGAAATAAAAATTTAGAACTTGAATATGAGCTTGTTAGAGAAAAAATAGATATAGAGACAATTAAATATAGTGTTATTAATAATGATGTTGGATATATTAGGATATTAAGTTTTAATCCAAGTACTAATATTTACTTTAAAAAAGCTTTTGAAAAACTTAAATTGCAAAATATTAAATCTTTGATTTTAGATTTAAGGCTTAATCTTGGAGGTTATCTTACCGATGCAATAGAAATTGCAAATGATATTTTGGCTGAAGGACTCATTGTATCAACAAAGGCAAGAGATTTTAAAATACCTTTAGAATATGTCACAAGGGAGTATAGAGCTGATTCTTCACATATAGTACCTTTAGATATGCCAATTGTTGCTTTGATTGATAAATATTCAGCATCAGCTTCAGAAGTTTTAGTTGGAGCTTTAAGAGATAATCAGAGAGTTTATGTTATTGGTGAAAAGTCTTATGGAAAAGGAGTAATTCAGCGTATAGTTCCTTTCCATACAGGAGGATTTAAGATTACACATTCAAAATATTATACCCCTTCTGGACAGAGTATTCATAATGTTGGTATTAAACCTGATTTGGAGATTAAGGAAAGGGAATTATCTGAAGTTGAATTTGGAGTTTATACCCGAATGCTTAATGAGGAGGCTATAGAAAAGTTTTTAAATAGCAAGATAAATAAAAAATCGATTTCTGAAGAAGAGGTAGATATTTTTGTAGATAAATTTCTTGAAACTTCTTATGTAAAGGCTGGTAAGGATATTAAGAATATAGATAAAAAAGCTTTGGGGCGTTATTTGTTTTTGCAGTTTTATCAAGATATACACCATAATCAGCCAATTTATAATTTATATTATGATGAGGTCTTAAAAACTGCTTATGAATATCTTTTAAAAAAAGGGACACAAAATTAATTTGTGAAACAAATAGTTTTAGATTATAGTTGTCTATTTAATGATGACATCATTATTGATGATGTTAAGATTTATCACTATCTTGTTAATGTAAGGAGATTAAGGGTAGGTGATAGATTGAATATTCTTTTAGGTAAAAGAGAGATAAGATTTTCTGAAATTTTGAGTATAGAAAATCACCGAATTAGGTTTTCTACTCTTAGAGTAGAGGAACTTAAGATTCGTGACTTTGAAATAGATATATTTGTATCAAATCTGAAGGGTAGGAAATTAGATTTAAGTTTAAGACAAATTGTTGAGATTGGTGTTAATAGTATAAATATTGTTAATGCTGATAATTCGATTGCTAAACTAGATATGGACAATTTAGAACCTAAGAAATCAAGATTTTTAAAGATAATTGATGAGGCTTTAAAACAAAGTGGAAATGTTCAAATTCCCAGTATTAATTTTTATAATGATTTTTTTAGTATTCCTTATTCGTCATCTGTGAATTATTACGTTGCTTATAGTAAGGGTGATTTTTTGCATTTTGGTGAAAACATTAGTGTTTTTGGTAAAATTGGGATTTTAATAGGTCCTGAGGGTTGTTTTTCAAAGCTGGAAATTGATTTTTTTAAAAAATTGAATTTTAAATTTATAAGATTTAATACTCCTATTTTAAGAGCTGATACAGCTATTGTTTACGCACTTGCTCACTTTAAATTATTATTAGAGGGTAATAATGGCTAATTTAAAAGATATATATTCAAAACCAGATAGGATTTATTTTCTTGGAGCGCCAATAGATGTGTTTAAAAATCATGAGAAATTGATCAGTAGATTTGAATATTTAATATCTCATCCATATCATTCAATGGTAATTTTTATTGACTGTAAATCTTTATTGAAATTTTTGATCTTTAAGAGTTTTAGAAATCTTGTTAAAAGTTCTTCTCTTGTTTTTTCAAATTCAAAGTTACTTAGAGTGCTTTGTAAATTTTTAAAGAGAATTGATATTGGGTGTTATGATTCAAATTCTATTTTACTTGTTTTAATGAGTGTATTGGAGAATACATATAAAACGTGTTATATTATTGATAAAGATAAAATAATTTCTAAAAAAAATTTTTTAAGATTAAAAGAGTCGCATAAAGAAATTAACTTTATTGGTTACTATGACTTGAGGGCTGTTAAGAGAAATAAGGAAATGTTTTTTGCTAATATTAATAAACTTACTCCTAGTATGATAATAAGTTTTTGTAATAGTAATTATCTTGAAAATTTGTTTTATGTCAATAAATTTGGAATTAGAACAAATTTAACTGTGTTTTTGTGATTTCTTTTGATTTTAATTGTTATAAAAGTTTATACGAGGTAAGGAAAATGTCATTTGTATTAGA
This region includes:
- the lgt gene encoding prolipoprotein diacylglyceryl transferase; the protein is MPNYINYPSWLHPEIIKGIPITWYSLSYIIIIIISYKFIWYQIRTEKLDIDKNDYEQLMFSIVMGAIIGGRLASTLIYDKSGIYYTHPWMIFLPFDQNWNFTGFRGMAIHGGFFGVIIAPLIMINTKLKNTNVKKYFKKITDYGSIAFSSGYILGRLANFANAELYGRPMKGGVIFPNAEPFKISQNGVKEFAESVGLEILPHDLFINLPRIPSQLIEGLFEGPVIFLLLWFIFRKIKKYDGFIFGVYIILYGIFRFLIEYLREPDKEIGFIITYRKPESILDFSFLNISMGQIFSSILILAGIIWLIWTKKQAQKN
- a CDS encoding 16S rRNA (uracil(1498)-N(3))-methyltransferase gives rise to the protein MKQIVLDYSCLFNDDIIIDDVKIYHYLVNVRRLRVGDRLNILLGKREIRFSEILSIENHRIRFSTLRVEELKIRDFEIDIFVSNLKGRKLDLSLRQIVEIGVNSINIVNADNSIAKLDMDNLEPKKSRFLKIIDEALKQSGNVQIPSINFYNDFFSIPYSSSVNYYVAYSKGDFLHFGENISVFGKIGILIGPEGCFSKLEIDFFKKLNFKFIRFNTPILRADTAIVYALAHFKLLLEGNNG
- a CDS encoding P-loop NTPase, with product MIIIPIASGKGGVGKSLFSTNIAICLANEGKKVLLVDLDLGGSNLHSMLNIIPKKSIGTFLKTQIPFQDIILESGIKNLNFIAGDSDIPELANIALFQKKKIIKNLKNLNYDYLIIDLGAGTAFNTIDFFLMSNRGIIVTIPTVTATMNAYLFLKNAIFRLISKIFTKETKAYKIVSNIRKDSTDLQTIYIPNLLLKIEEHDPENYAKFMQIFAQFSPFIIFNMLNKPEDIIKIEKILKSATNYLNINLQSIGSIYKDELVDKALNHKIPITIYKPTSLISKSMKKIAKRLIELENVINDVELLNEDDLNESYYFVIKEAQDEYLEKYAYLESLLINKTIDNNAIIDIIKSQQKEIATLRKQNTMFKKKLFTKLKKD
- a CDS encoding S41 family peptidase — protein: MKKKFLVFLYVVLALVISSSVIVESIFAQANSSKSKLSSSSYGQMMMEAFNFIKKNYVEPIDDEAVFEGALQGMFKALNDPYSQYLTKKDLVEISKTTEGNYVGIGVVIAKKELSKKSHDTTSDIPYIMIINAFEEGPAYRAGVRSGDYIKAIDGNSTDSMTIEQVSELLKGKAGTKVKISILRNKNLELEYELVREKIDIETIKYSVINNDVGYIRILSFNPSTNIYFKKAFEKLKLQNIKSLILDLRLNLGGYLTDAIEIANDILAEGLIVSTKARDFKIPLEYVTREYRADSSHIVPLDMPIVALIDKYSASASEVLVGALRDNQRVYVIGEKSYGKGVIQRIVPFHTGGFKITHSKYYTPSGQSIHNVGIKPDLEIKERELSEVEFGVYTRMLNEEAIEKFLNSKINKKSISEEEVDIFVDKFLETSYVKAGKDIKNIDKKALGRYLFLQFYQDIHHNQPIYNLYYDEVLKTAYEYLLKKGTQN